The genomic DNA CCGCATGAGCCTCAATCCGCTCGCTCATGTCGACCCGATCGGCACCCTGCTGCTGCCCGGTGTGTTCATCGCGCTGAGCAGCGCCGGCCTCGGCGGTCTGCTGATCGGCTGGGCCAAGTTCATCCCCATTTCCGAGCGCAATTTCCGCAATCCGCGCAGCGGTGCGGTCAAGGTGGCTGCAGCCGGTCTGCTGTCGAATCTGGTGATGGCCGTGCTCTGGGCGGTGGTGTTGAAGATTTCCGTCGGCATGCCGGGCTCAAGCGAAGGCGTGTGGCTCGGCATCGGCACCATGGCCAATCTCGGCATCATGTTCAACGTCAGCTTCTTCGTGCTCAACCTGCTGCCGCTGCCGCCGTTCGATGTCGGCCGCATGCTGCTGGTGACCCTGCCACCGAAGCAGTCGATCGCGCTGGAGAAGCTTCAGCCGTACACCTTCCTGATCATCCTGGCGCTGGCCGTGCTCGGCGTGCTGGGGGTGATCATCGCGCCGATCTTCCGGCTGGTGATCGCGCTGATCCTGCTGATCGTCGGCCTGTAACTCGCCGCACCACCTCGCTCGTTTCCGATGACTTCCAACGCACGCCCCACCGTTCTGTCCGGCATCCAGCCGTCCGGCCGCCTCACGCTCGGCAACTATCTGGGCGCGATCAAGAACTGGCTGCCGCTGTCGA from Nevskia ramosa DSM 11499 includes the following:
- a CDS encoding site-2 protease family protein — its product is MESLTLFQRLAVSLLPLVLALTVREIVRGRMALALGDNTAKQQGRMSLNPLAHVDPIGTLLLPGVFIALSSAGLGGLLIGWAKFIPISERNFRNPRSGAVKVAAAGLLSNLVMAVLWAVVLKISVGMPGSSEGVWLGIGTMANLGIMFNVSFFVLNLLPLPPFDVGRMLLVTLPPKQSIALEKLQPYTFLIILALAVLGVLGVIIAPIFRLVIALILLIVGL